AACCAGGTATGTGGGCAACTTTAGATGTCACCTTGATTGAATGAAATTCTAGAGCATGTGATAGAGAACGTGTTTTTGTTCCAAGGCCAAAGCCATTCTTTTCAAGATCTCAGGTCTATGTTGTTACTGGAATTGAGAAAAATAGAAGTCTGAGGAAGACTAGGTAGCAAGGCGTGGACTGCTTCAAAgccaagggaggaagggagacttAAGCAGGTGTCCCAAGAGCTGATTCCTGAGCCTCGGGAAACACTGCAGATGGGAAATTTCCCTCTGATAAAATATGTGGGCAAAGAAAATCCCTGTGAATTCTGAGGTAGCTATGAACTACTAGTATCAGGGCTGGAAGCAGGTTCACAGGTTTGTGGAAAAGGAGTTCCACCATGAGGTGCCACCCTTGATTCTTAAGGGCACTACTGTCCCCAGTTTGTGACCTCTCACTACCCAAATTCTCCTACCCTTGAAACCAAGCCATTCCTTTTACGTTTGGGACCCCCAAAGTTCTCATGATAAGCAACTCAAGGCACTGTACTCCTAAAATCTTCCCTGCCTTGTGACTATATTTTGTCCTTTCCCACTCATGTTCTCCTACACATACCTTTTGGTGACATCACTCACATCCTAGGGAAGAAAGAGACAGGTTAAGTCAAGGAGTAATAGGCCTCGTCCTCTAATACAGCCTCACTCATGCACGTCCCTtgtcctgtccccaccccaccaccccctggTATGATGGGGAGACTTAGGCCTCAGTAATGGAGGCCACAGAGTAGAGCTAAGAACTCAGAGCAGACTGTCCCTGAGACTCCATGTAGGGATGTCAGGAAATGATTCAGTTCATTCATTAGTGCCTTTAATTTTACaccagtgtgtgtatgtgcacgcgcgcatgtgtgtatgtgtgtgtgtaatgttaCAAGTGTACATCATCTGTTATTTGCCAGGCACTATGTCTGGCCCTAGAGGCTCTCATGTGAGTAAGTCCTAATTTCTGTCCTCAAGATGCTTACATTCTGGTTGCTAAGGATACAGGGGCCTTAAACATGGTTTTCTAAAACCTCACCTCCCCTAATCCTCTGTGCTAGCTTTGCtgatttcacatatttttcttgATCTCAACACACATGTGTTGATGGTTCCCAAATCTGTGCTTCTGCTTGCATCTCTTTTATACACCCCAGCAAATGAGCCACGGGCACCACGACCTCAAGATgtgtaaaataaaacttacatttcCTGCAACCACGAGGTCTTCTCTGTTATCTTCCATCTTCCTTGATACCAGCGTCCAGTGACCAGATGTAAACAAAGTACTGTCCTAAAAACTACTTTATATTCATCCTGAGGTCCCATCCTAGACCACGTCAACCTCTTTCACACCCCTGAATCCTTGCAGCCACCTCCGCTTTCCCATCGTCACTGCCACTGCTGGCCTCATTTGAGTGGAGCTGTCTCATGGCCTCCTAATTAGTCTTCCTAACTTCTGCTCTATACACCTCAGTGCATCAGAAGAAAAGGCCAATGGTTTGATCTATATAACATAGGAACAACCATTTCATGGTATCGGGGTTATTTTTGGTTGCATTTGAAAAAAACCACAACTCTAACAGGCTTGAACATGCAAAGCGGTAGAGGTGGTAGATATGTCAACTTACACCAGATACCCAGCATTACATCCTCTTAAGGCATGGCTGTAATAAGGAACTCAAATGATCAAATCAGGATACTGTTTCGTGCCTATTCCTCTTGGCTTTATTCTTAGGGTTTACATTTTGAAACTCGAAAGCTGCAGGCTTGCATTCAGCTGTCAAATCTTAATGGGCAATAACTGTCCAACAGAGgtggaaaagagaaggaggaatgtGTCTGGAATGAGCAAGTCTAGAAAACTGACTGCGAGGTAACACTCAAGCTCACATGACCACCAGGCAGCCTTATTAGTGGGTGTAAGAGGCGACAGGTGCCTGAACTTGCTATTGTATGAATGGATGATCCATTTGCACTTATAAAGCCATTTTTCCAGCTTGAGGAATCTGTGAAGGGGCTAGAACGAGTACTGGAAGGAGCAAGCATGACGGAAAGCCAACatcaaagatgaagaagaaaagaagaataaaatgaagatgtGAAACCGGGAGTGAGTTTAGTACGCATCTGCCTGTGACTAAGCTGGGTGAAAAAACCCAGCATGACAAATCCCAGCCCGGCATCAAGACAACAGGTGCCTAACGGCTAGTGATTCTCAAcaagggctgggggggggggggatagttCTCCCCaggacacttggcaatgtctggaaggctttttggttgtcacagctggtgggatgctactggcatccaaggggtagaggccagggatgctgctaaacatcttacgatgcacaggacagcccctcacagcaaagaattttccagcccaaaatgtcagcagtgctgagATTGAGAAATGTTGCTATAAAACCTCACTCGATATAACAGCTCTTCTCCGCAGTCTCAAATGAACTTTTGCACTGTCCTTCACACACAAGAGATGAAGTGAGACATTCCCTTAGCATCTGTACCTTTAGTTATCCTATGCTTTCTCCACCAACTCTCCACTGTTTAATAGGGAAGAGGCACTACAGGGtcaaaggaatatttttttcttccctccatcAGGACCTCAGTTCCACGTCAGAAGGGAAGGAGTCAGCCTCTCTTTGCCTTGACTCACAGACTACAGGCTCCTTCGTGACGCTTACCTGCAACAGCTCCGTTGTTGACCCCTGACACCGGCGCTCCAGGTCTGAGATGAGCTCTCTCAGGGACTGGCTCTGCTGGACCAGCTCAGCCTCAGCTTTTGCTATGATGCTCAGacccttcttcttttcctcctccagcttcttCAGTTGCCGCTGCTCTTCTCTGTCCAGGACACTTCTCAACTGCTCAAACTGCTTCTGGATCCTGCGTCTCTCAGGGTCCAGCTGATTCTTCAGGAACATAGAAGAAAAAGAGGCCTGAGGGTCTCCTGTttaaggggtgggggaggcaggcttGGCACTGCTGTCCTGGCCAGGTCTCACGGGGGGACGGGGAGTAATGCGGGACTTAGTCCAACAGAAtctgtcctttccttcctttctccctttgccTCTTCTCAGACCACTGGCCCCAGGCTGCCTTACCTAGGCTTCCCAGAGAGACTGATTCCTCGGGGAGAGGGGATATCTAAGGACATGGCATCAGCCTCCCTTTCCAATTTTGAATATTAGGGTAGGAATGATTGGCTTGTGCCTGAGCTATCTTTCCAAGTTTCAGAGCTCAAAACTGTAGAACAGGGGAGgcgggagggtacagctcagtgacagagcacgtgcttagcatgcacaaggtcctaggttcaacccccagtacctctgttaaaataaataaacaaacaaacaaacaaataaataaaaacctaattgccTACCCActcccacacccttccccccaaaaaactgtaCAAGGTCCAGAATCAGGAATTAGGGGCTGCCAAGGGCCATGGTTCCTCTCCTATGTGATTGTCTTCAAAATCCTAGATTCTCTTTGATATGTTCATTTTctcaccctcccttccctccccctggtTCTGCACCAAGAGCAACACTCTTGTTTGGAAGGGTTGTTGTGAAGGACTAGGCCAAGGAAGCACTTCTCGCCAGATCTGGGAACAGACATGCCCTGGTTCCCCTCCAGGGCACCTTCAGAGGGATCACTCTTACCTTCCAGGATGCCCTCTTCTCTCTGATAACAGCTGTTAATTTCTCAGCTTCCTGCTGCTCTTGCCTCAGCTTCTTCAGAGACGCCTGGAACTTCTCCTGGAAGAAAGACCTCAAGTCAAGCAGAGTCAAGCGTCGAACTGTCTCAGTACCTAGACACAGCATGAATGGGGGAGAGATTACGCTGACCTCAGAAGTCTGTCCTGGGGTGAAAAACTGAGAAGACCAAAGCATCTTTTATAAACAGGGGATGGAAGCCAGTGGGATAGGCTGATTCTCTTTTCTCCGGGGAAAAGAACTTGACCAAGAAGCCCTTTAAGTCATTTACTCTCTCTGCCAACATACACCCTGCATTCTACCTGCCCAGCCCCCGCCTGGCCACCAGCAGCATCCTCTACTCATGCAGAGCTGACCTGGAGCAGCGAGAAAAAGTCTCTACTCTTggcaaggggagggaaggagttcTTTTTCTAGGTTCAGCCTCTAGGTAAATGAGAGAACTACAAAGAAGTTAGATTAGAGCATAAAAAAAGGTTCAGATCTACAAGGATTCTGTTCCTGCCTGTCTTCCCTCCATCTGGGCTCGCACCTGGTACTCCTGGGCAACCTCCTCCACGAGGAATGTGTGGTGACCACAGTGCTCCTGGGACCGCTCGCAAAGCCAGCAAATGAGCTTCCCATCCTCCTTACAGAAGAGCTGGAGTTTCTCTCCATGGTGTACACATACAGTCACCTGCAGTTGCTTTCCCCGAGCCCAGcaccacctctctgagcctctccgCTATGTTGGCCAGGTGCCGATTGGGCCGCAGGTTCCCAGGCCAGTAGCTGGTCTGGCACACGGGACAGCTGCTCTCCTCTTCTTGGCAGAAGCCCAGCTCCTGGCTACTCCCTGTGATGCAGTCTTGGCAGAAGCTGTGGCCACAGTCTATGCTCAGGGGTTCTGTCAGGAGCTCCAGGCAGATTGGGCAGGTCACTTCATCTTGGATGTCCACCAGGATTCCTGAAGTCATTGTAGCCactctcctggctcctgcctgcccagccctgacTTCCAAGGTGCTTCTTGGGTATAGGATCCTGGGCAGACAGGCAAACAAAAAAAGTGCTCAGGGTAAGAAAGGAGGGAAGCTGACTGTTCTGGATAGAGGTCAGACACCTGGGGTAACAAGGGCTTCACCTTCTAACTTCAAAATGTTCTTTGCCCCTGCTCCCAGGAGGTGTCATGAGGAAATACTCAGTGCTCCAGAATGAGACAGATAAATTCAGGACTCGGACCAGGTCTGTGTTACTGCAGTCAGTGCCCTCTTGTTCAACTTCATGCtgcagggaaagggaagcagcCCCTGTCCTGGGGCTGTGCTGCCAGGAGTGAGGCAGGGGCGGGCTGGAGAAGGAGCCTCGGGATGACTGAGGGAGAGCTCTAGGAAGGAGGGGACCAGCAGGCCGAGAGATGTGGTTTAATCTGTGTACCGCTGAAATCAGTTCCTCCCTCGCTATGATAAGTCACCGGAGCCAATGTGTAGAAGAGTCTCAATAAAAACAAGTTGTCACTACACTTCTACTGTCACTGCTCTTCCATCCTTCAGTGCTCTGCCCTCTTACCAGGAGGAAAAGAGCCTCTTCAACATTTTTACTGGGAATAGGaatagaacaatgtctggcaGGAGGACAGTGCTACATAAGTCTTGTTGTAGGAATGAACACATCACTTTCTCGCACCCTTTCCTATCTTCTTACCTTTTTTAGACCCAGGAGAAAAATCCACTATCTCAGTTCATAACAAGATTTAATAGGACGGCATTTAAGGTCCACGTTAGAACGCTGGACCTGACCCAGCAGTTTCTGTGCACTGGGTGCAAGGGTCAGTTATGAAAGCTAGTAGCTTCTGTAACAAGACAACTAAGGATGCTGGAACTTACCCtgacttttaacttttttgtctGTGCTGAATCAAAATAGATGTCTTCCTGGAAAAACATCTTTGTTCTCATTCttgaaagttttcagtcattaaatCATATTGCTGTTGTCTTAAATCACgtaacttttaaaagacattctAAATTACTTACctacttaattatttttactattctaGCATTGAATCACTCTCATTGGAAGCCATTTGCTCTGCTTGCCCAGATGAAGTCTAGTCTGGACCACCAAAGACGAGCCAGCCAGTCGACAGAAGCACTGACTTATCCCTGACCCCGGCTGTGACCCTCAGGGACAGGATGCACCTGTACAGGGTGGCTGAGGGCAGGTGTGACACTGTAATTCTTTCTGTCTGGTCCCCCAGCAAAGGCAGATGTGCACTGATGTACAACACCATCAGCGTGGATGTAATTTAAGAACACAAGGTCTGTTAGCTCGGCAGCAGTAGGGAAGGGATGCGGTTAAACCGAGGAAGTATGATTTGCTTTGCAGAAACTAACCATTAAGTTGCAGAAAGTCCCAAACACTAGATGTTCCAAAAAGGTTACTCTGCCCTAgaagtcctctgtgctctacctatTCATACTCACAccccaacccctggtaaccactgataattttattgtctctatagttttgccttttctggaatatcatgtagttggaatcatgcagtgaTGTATGTCTTCATGTActtgtccaaatccatagaaGGTACAACACCAAGACTGAGCCATaaagtaaactatggactttgggtgattacgGTGTGCCAATGTAGGtacatcaactgtaacaaatgtaccactgtggTGGCAGTTGGTGATAACTGAGAATCTACGCATGTGTGAGGGCAGAGGGTATACATAAAAATCTCTGCACCTTCCCCTCAGTTTTGCCGGGAacttaaaactgttctaaaaaaaataacatcttaataaaaaatttttggtgatacaacatttactattttaactgAAGGTCCATTCcatctcccccaacacacacatcacacatttATTTCGGGTAAATGTGTACTTGATATACATGACTCTCTTGGGGGAGAGTTTCTGCTTCATAAATGCAATGAAgtagctaaaaactggaaataattcatAAAACCATTAACTggtaaataaacaaactgtggtatatgcAAATAATGGCATATCACcaaacaataaaatggaaatactgatAAATACAACAGAAATCTCAAAAGCCTTATATGAAGTGAAAGAACCTAGACAGCAAGAATAAgttattgtatgattccacttatatgaaatccTAGAAAAGACAGAACTCTACTATCTGAAATCAGATTAGTGGATGCCAGggcccagagctgtgagaaagggatgaattgcaaaaaaaaaattggggagagtgatggaaatgtccttTATATATCATGACTGTGCCGGTGGTTACACAACAATATACATGTCAAAACTCACGGAACTGTATGCTCAAAATTGCTAACTTATTAGATGTGAATTATAATTCATTAGAGCTAACGAAAACAGAAGACATGCAGTGAGAAAAATTGAAGGCTTGACTTTCTGATCTTCTCAATACAAATTAGAACTGTGTTGTCAATATATGGTAGCCACACcatttgagcacttgaaatgtggctagtcagAAAggagatgttttaattttttttttaatttttaggaggaggtaattaggtttatgaatttattaatggaggtactggggattgaacccaggacctcatgcatgctaagcaggcactctactgccgagctataccctctccagaAAGGAgatgttttaaatatgaaatacacATCGGATTTCAAAGGTTTGGTAAgcaaaaataatctaaaatatttcattaacagATTTTTTGCATTGATTACATGttctaaatatattttggaagcatggagttaaatatattaaaataaatttcacctGTTTCCTCTAACTTTCTAAGGAGggcattagaaaatttaaaattatatatgtggccctattatatttctgtatttcttttccatctaATGCTCTATATGAACTATCCAAGGCAGAGGAAGATTCTTGAACAGAAAAGATTATAGAGGAGTTGATGTCTCTTGTCAAAGGGTAAAGTTGAGgttggggaaaggaaggaggggcgCATAATGTCAGCTAAAATTCAGCTGGAAAGGGTTTGGGTAACCCCTGCCCACATGCCAGCGAGCCCTTGACCACTGGTGTGCAGCCCAGAGGACACGGgagatctggattatgtaaactgtcaacaATACATCATTTGATGTACAGCCTTCTAGATCAAAAAACTTATATAACCATGCCTTGATTTCAAATGGGTGGAACTCAGAGTTTTCTAAGATGCTTTTCCTGGGTTAtgatcctcaaatttggctcaaataaaattttccattttttgcttaGATTGATTTTTTGTGGACAGTACAAAGGCCTCTGGGCTGCCTACTTTCCATCAGGAGAAAGCAAGCTGAGAAAAATTTTCAGCTACCATTAACGGGTTGTTTCTTCAGATGAAGCCAAAGAACatgatgagaaaggaaagatgcCTCAGACTGGGGTGAGCCAAAAGCCATGGAGAATAGTGGATTGAGGAGTTGATTGGGGAGCCACTCTGAGAGAGCAGAACCCAACTCGGGCCCCGCCTCAAGAGCAGTGTGGGTGGGCAGACAGTCCGGCTGTGAGGGTGCAGATCCCAGAGCCTGAGGGGACGGGCCCTGTGGGTCAAATTAGCAAATGAAAGAGGCCAAATTCAAGACCAGCTAAATCCGAAGCGGGAGCAGGAGCTCAGGCCATCTAACTAGCCGCTCTGGCAGCGGTGGGGGCCTCACGGAGACCAGATCTGTATCTGCACTTTCATAAGATCTCTGGTGATTCATCTGCATATTAAGGTTTCAGAAACACTGCTTTCAATGAGGGCGCCTTCTTCCCAGGTGAATACAACTTAGGACGCAAAACAGAAAGAGGtgagggtggctggggagggccaGAGAATGGACTGATACTTAGATCTGAAGCACCTATGAGAATGGAAGCCCACATTTCAATATTAAAATGGCTTTCAGTATAAATGTCAGTGACTGGGTAGTGGATACCTAACACTGGTCCAGGCTGGGGGCTCAGAATGAAAGTTAGAAATAAGGTAGGCAGGACTGCACCCCATCTCTGCGTTCCGGTGTAAATAGAGTAAAAGTCTAAACAGGTAGCAACTGCATTCATAAATGAGATGGGATTCTGCtgaggaaattatattttttacccTTTTGTAGGGTTCTATTCCACTTTAACCAATTATCTGGAGTTGATTAAAAACaagaagcactcagtaaatatttgaattggagcatagtttcatttttttttcaaacttcaaaaaATCACTGCCTCATGCATTCAAAACTTACAATGATTTAATAACTGCGAATTCTTAAAATATGGTCCTACACAGGGGTTCTTCTCTCTGTGTTACATAATCCATTAACTAAGGATTTTATAGGATAGATAATACACttattttttctgcatttgtgATATCTCACttgtaatttctgattttttccatattccatatttaatattttctttaaagtgatACCTTAAAAAACTTTAATATTTACCCTGTCTCAGTCTAAGCAATAAAAACCTGTCAAATCATGAATTTGAGGTGTGggtatatttttctagtttacaTCCAATTCAAATAGGCAACTAAACATTTTGGAAGTTTATTCATATAACACCAAAAATCATCTCAGGGGTCATCAATCGGAAACACTGAATTAATCAAATTAAAGCATGCTGTGGAGCACACATGACAGACTCATTTTTTATGtaattcctaattttttaaactatgctgtattttaacttatttagATGTCGGAAGTAGTCATATTCTCCTTTATCTTAGtgcatttttacatattttattccctgttctttcaaaaattattttagtttgtatttttttaaagcaaggcaTTGAGTTCGTCAATAATAActtaatattttgagtatttaCGATTGTTCACGCACTCTCCTGTTTTTAAACCTCTGTCTCACATAATCCTCACCCAAACTCTAGAATATAAGTATTACTCtgtccattttatggatggaagAAATTGAACCTCAAAGAGGTCAGGCAACAGGTTGGGGGCACACAGCCTGCATCTAAGTGTCAGAGGCGGATTTTGAATACAGACCCTCTCGCCGCAGCACCCAGGCTCTTAACCACGCATTTCTGTCTTCACTAATTGATAGATTAAATGATGAGCTCATTCAAGGtgaggatgaaagaaaaataaagatgaattacCTGTATTATGAGCTCCAAAAGGGAAGGGACATCATTTCTTTCACTGCCTGGTCACTTCTCCCAGGAGTGACAGTAAGTGGCCCGCCCCGTCATAGATGGCAGACAGCTCCGGGTGACAGGCACATCGAGGCCCCAGATGCGAGCCTCCAGGTGGTCAAGGCTCTTCTGGGCAAACCaaggagttttaaaaagattCTGAGGAACACAGGGCGCCCACTCCTTTGGTCTTTTTTTATCCCAACTCAACCGCGAACGGCCCGGCTCCCTTCGGGGAAAtgcagggctctgggcagccAGCCTGGCCTTTGCACAGACCCCGCATGCCGGGCTGGGTGCGGAAGGCTCATCTCCCAACTCTCTGGGAGGAGTCAGGGCCTCCTGGGGACGGGTGAGGGGATAAACGGTGCTCACTTCCtggagcagagaggctggggtgggggaagggctgcTGACCTCCGGATCCACGCCAGTCCCAGGGTCGGCCGGCCTTCCCTCACAAAACTTTCAGGGCTGCCACTCCTACATCCTATACCTCCTAGAATCGGGGTTTAATGATCACTAGCCACTACTTTAATCATCACTACCTACACAAAGTACCCAGTTCCAAAGGTGCCTCCTTCATGCTCCCTTCCCGAATTGGAGTCAACTCAAAAGTGCAGAGGTCCCCCTCACTCTGCCTCCGCCCGCGAACCCCACAACGCACCTGGAGGGCGGGTCAAACTCTCAGTACTAGTGGGGACAGCGGTGGCGGGCCAGAAAATGGATTCGCTCACCAGCCTGGAATGTGTGGCCTGGGTCAGAGCCGAGGATTTACAGCTAATGCCGCGTCCAGCAGAGCTGACAGACTCGTGGCGAAGGGGCGGGGCgaggggggaggagaggatgCGGATAGGGCCGGTTGGTCCCGCGCCGCGCAGGGTCCTGCGCTCCAGGGGTGTGGTCGCCGGGCCCACCCAGCTGCCGGGGAGCTGTTCCGCTTACCTGATGAGCGGCAAGTTCTGAGGCCCTGGGGAGCCCGGGAAGGCCAGGGAGGGCGCGTGTAAATCGTCTTCGCTTTAGCTTTCAGAACTCATGTCGGTGTTAATAATACTGAGAATACACATTTGTACTCCACGTTAAACTATCAGTTAAAACGTCCGAATGAAAGTATCTAAAGTTATACGAGTGAGTAAAGATAACCGCTTGGCATCACAATGGCATGTTCTGCAAAAAGATCGTTAAACTTTATTAGTCTAAAATTAcgaatgtaatttaaatattacaGGTGTCAAAATGACACCTGTAATTTTAACCTGTGTAAACTGAGAGACTGCAAAAGTTTGTTCTTATGGCCTTATGAATACATACAAAGCTTATAAAGCCCCAGGAACTGTAGCTTCAGGGTGTCAATAGCACAGCAACTCTGACAAGAAAAGGAAGGCTGAACTTCCGGTCCCAAGGAAACTGACCTGGTCTGGAAGgtgagtggagggaggagggtgtccAGATAAAAATTTGAAGAGAGAGCTGGGTGATGTAGCATATTTTCaggtttcatctatgttgtaacctgagtattttattcctttgatggCTGAATGATACTCAACTGTATGGATTTTCGGCATTTTGCTTATCCACGCATCAGTTTTTAGACATTTGGATTTTTACTGTTTGGCTATTACGAATAATGCGGCTATGAATTCTCTTGTACaagttggttttttgttttgttttgttttgttttgttttgttttgttttgttttgttttgtttgaaacatggtctttttatttctcttgcccaAGAATAGAATTACTGGATTATGTATTTAGTTTTTGGGGGGAtattccagactgttttccacagtgattatactattttgcattcccaccagcaataaagAAGGGttcaatttttccacatctttaCCAATACTTGTCATTATgtatcttttctattatagttaTCTTATTGAGAGTAAATTGGTATCTcatcaatattttaatttgcatgtctctttagcatcttttcatataatttattatccATTTGCATATctgtttttgagaaatgtctattcaaattttttacccatttttaattgggtaattaaaatttaatttgtctttttcttattaagagatctttatgtattttagatataagTCCTTTACGAGTTCTgttatttgtaaatatcttctcccgtTGTAcgagttgtcttttcattttctaaacagcATCCTTTGAAGAACAAGGTTTTAATTGTGATGAAATTCAATCtttttgtcatttgtatttttgatgtcgTATCTATGAAGGCTTTGCCTAATCCAAAGTCATAAAGATTTACtcccatatttttttctaaaagttttatagtttaactcttacacttaggtctatgatctaagttcattttttttgtgtgagATAGGATTTCAGtcttattcttttgcatgtgtgtATCCTTTTGCCCCAGGACCATATTCTTTCCCTGTTGAATTGTTTTGACATTTCTGGGAAACCACTAAGGAGTTTTAAtgaggtaggggtgtgtgtgtgtgtgtatgtttgagagagagagagacagagacagacaggaagatAGGAAGGGGCAGGTGGTGGAGAATGACATGTTCTGAATATCTAAATGTTATCTAAGAAAAGATCACCTGGCAGCATTGAGCAGGTTGAAGAGGGCTGGAGGTGACAAAAAGTGCCTAAATCCAGAGGAGTAAATGTCTAGCTATTGCTGTAGAATGGAGGAGAAAGTGTTCAGCTAGGTGCTACTGAGTGTGGATAGAAGAGAGTGAATTTGTGAATAACTGGTGTTCTCTTCATGAAGGTTTTCTGTGCTTTCTCC
This Camelus ferus isolate YT-003-E chromosome 10, BCGSAC_Cfer_1.0, whole genome shotgun sequence DNA region includes the following protein-coding sequences:
- the TRIM6 gene encoding LOW QUALITY PROTEIN: tripartite motif-containing protein 6 (The sequence of the model RefSeq protein was modified relative to this genomic sequence to represent the inferred CDS: deleted 1 base in 1 codon), which encodes MTSGILVDIQDEVTCPICLELLTEPLSIDCGHSFCQDCITGSSQELGFCQEEESSCPVCQTSYWPGNLRPNRHLANIAERLREVVLGSGKQLQVTVCVHHGEKLQLFCKEDGKLICWLCERSQEHCGHHTFLVEEVAQEYQEKFQASLKKLRQEQQEAEKLTAVIREKRASWKNQLDPERRRIQKQFEQLRSVLDREEQRQLKKLEEEKKKGLSIIAKAEAELVQQSQSLRELISDLERRCQGSTTELLQDVSDVTKRSEFWTLKKPEALPTKLKSVFRAPDLKKMLRVFRELTDVQSYWVDVTLNPHTANLNLVLSKNRRQVRFVGAQVSGSHLEEHYGCGVLGSQHFSSGKHYWEVDVTKKTDWILGVCSDSAGPAFSFSQFAHSRNVYSRYQPQSGYWVIGLHHKHEYRAYEDSSTSLLLSMTVRPRRVGVFLDYEAGTVSFYNVTNHGFPIYTFSKYYFPTTLCAYFNPCNCVVPMTLRRPSP